In one window of Lentisphaerota bacterium DNA:
- a CDS encoding DUF3267 domain-containing protein, translating into MIPGFIISIMTFPGVIVHESAHMLFCKIRGVPILDVCFFRFGNPAGYVVHGRVDDFVTSFLVAVGPFIINSALCFFVCLPAFVPVRIFGMTDPLSYLLLWLGISIGMHAFPSMQDASNLWVQAKQAARSFNLLAILSFPLVIAIYIANMLTFFWLDYIYGIAIGLGLPTLILDHLF; encoded by the coding sequence ATGATACCAGGTTTTATTATTTCCATTATGACATTTCCTGGCGTAATCGTTCACGAATCGGCGCACATGCTCTTTTGCAAGATCAGGGGTGTGCCTATACTCGATGTATGCTTTTTCCGATTTGGCAACCCCGCCGGGTACGTAGTGCATGGTCGGGTGGATGACTTTGTTACCTCATTTCTTGTGGCGGTCGGCCCTTTCATTATCAATTCGGCGCTGTGCTTCTTCGTCTGTTTGCCGGCGTTTGTGCCGGTGCGGATATTTGGCATGACCGACCCCCTGTCATACCTCTTGTTATGGCTGGGAATTTCAATAGGAATGCATGCTTTTCCGTCGATGCAAGATGCATCCAACTTGTGGGTGCAAGCGAAACAGGCTGCCCGCTCTTTCAACCTGCTGGCGATTCTGAGTTTTCCGCTGGTGATAGCCATCTATATCGCCAACATGCTCACTTTTTTCTGGCTCGACTACATCTATGGCATCGCCATCGGCCTGGGCTTGCCCACTCTGATTCTCGACCACCTGTTCTGA